CTGGTTCCGCCTTTCTCGCCCTGGGGATCCTGCTCTTCGCAGCCAGCGCTTACGCAGGCGAAGTGGCCCAAGGCAAGTGCCTGAGCTATTCCAAGGGTGGAACCTTGGTCATCGAGGAATACGATACGAACTTCACTCCAGAGATGAAATACGGTCATCCGACCAGTATCGAGTCGAGCTTCGACGTAAGCAAGGCCAAGATCGGCATCATCCCGGAGGAGGGTGATATCCTGCGCATTGCTTACAGCGTCGTCGATTCGAACAAGAAGGCCACAAAAGTCATGAACGTGTCCAAGCAGGACCTGCGCAAGAAGTAACCCCTATTTCACTGAGGTGCGCCGTGCGGCGCACCTCAGTGAAAAAAATAGAGAGGCAAGGTCATGTCTATATTCGGACCAGTCGTGGCGAACTACGGGGATAGGAAGAAGAGCTTCAACTTTCATCAAAAGATAATTCTGCTCGTCATGGACATCACGCTGCTCGCGGAGCTCTGTTATACAATGCACGCCGCCTACCCCGCCGGCGAAGCTTTTTCCGCCGTATTCCTGCGCACCTACGCACCACTGTTTTTCCCGACGGTAATTCTGGGCATCTGGCTGTGCAGGCGTTTCCGCGATCGGCAGGTAGCATCAGAAAGTATGGGCCAGGCCAAAGCAGCCGCACCGGAAGCATGAAATGGGCATTGTTGGGATCGTCAGCGGCTGGATGATGTGAGCGAGCACGGCGGGAATGCCTGCACCGCTAAACATCATCCGGCTCGATAATAGATAATCAAAACCCGTGAATATTCAAGCTGATAACCGCGAATTTTAAAAGGGCACTCTCGTGAAACGGTACTTCAATGGCATAGCCATCCTGACGCTGGTCATCCTGACGCTCGCCTTCTTGGACGCCAGCATCTCGGGTTTCCTGGAACCGGATACCCTGTTTCGCGCAATGCCTGGCGATATCATCCCCGTCAACGGATTGCTGGAAAAGGACGTCGACGGCGCACAAAAGACGAGCGGATTCCCCGAGGAGCGCTTCGACCCGAATACGCTTCTAAAGGTCACGCTGTCGAACCAGACTGTCCGCATCCATTTCGAGGAACTCAAGGGCAGAATGTGGCGGGGGACTCTGACCATTCCAGATGCCACCAAGCCCGGCGAGCAACAGTTTTGGGTCCATGGCCGTTACAACTCCCCCAGCACTGACGATGAAGTCTATGTTCTGCGCGTCTTCGCCGACGAGGCAAGCTACCGTGCCGATTTCAAGTCCCTTTCTATGCGCTGGTTGGGTGTGAGGCCATGGATTGCGGCGGCAAGTCTCTTCCCGGTGGGCATCCTCTTGCTCGGAGGCTCCTTCTTCATGACGGGCCGTGCCGAAGCTCAACGACAAACCCTTGGCATCGGCTCCATCTACAAGCTGGCCAAGCACGACGAACACTGGGAGGTCATTTTCGGGTTGGGCAGCAAGCATGGCGTCAGGGAAGGCGACCGCCTGCTGGTGCTGAACGCAAGCCGCTCGCCCGTGGCCGACCTCGTGGCCCAGAAGGTCCGCGCCGACTTCAGCATAGCCCAGTTGAGTCTGGATGCGAAGATTGAGCCGGGATACTTCGTCGCGCGAAAGGATTCGACGCAGGCATAAGAGAGGTCAGCATCAGGCGTTACCGGTGGGTTGCCGACGGATAAGCCACTCACGGGCGCATTCACTTCCATCCCATGACGGCGTCCGCGCCTGCCAACTGTCTGGCGGCGTTCAAATGTGGCCGGGCCACGGGACCTTGACCCCGAGACAAGGCATTTTGTTTCGATTCTTCATCATGGAGTCGCCATGTCGGTCAAATCAAGACTACTACTCGTGCTGTGCGTCAGCGTGCTCGGCTTCGCGCTCATTTTCGCCGCCGGGCTGATTTCAAGCAAGGCTATCTCGCGCGTCAACACGCTCAGAGACCACGCCGTGGAATCCCACGCTCTGATCTTGCAGGCCCGGCGTCAGGAGAAGAACTTCTTTCTGCGCCGCAAGGATGAGTACATCGCCTCCACCCAAAAGCATATGGATGAGGTGCAAGCCCACATCGAAGCTGTTGCGGCCCTGGATCTGGACGCCAAGGACATGTGCGACCAGGCCCTGCGGCTGCTCCAGTCCTACCGCCAGCGCTTCGCGGCCATGGCCGAGGCCGAGCAGACCATGGGCCTGGAGTGGAATCAGGGATTGCAGGGCGTGTTCGTCACGGCCGCTCGCGCCTTGGAAAAGGCCTTCGACAGCCATAAGGACACGGACATGGTCATTGCCGTGCTCCAGTTGCGCCGCCAGGAGAAAAACTATCTGACCCGGGACGAGGAGAAGCCGCTTGGGATGGTGCGCGACTACGTGGCCTCCATGCGCCGTTCCATCTTGAGCTCCGGCATGGCCCCGGATGCCGTTAGGGCCGAGAGCAAGGCGCTAGCCGATTATTCGGACGCTTTCGAGGGTCTCGTGCGCAAGCGCGGGGAACTTCAGGCTAACGAGACGGCCATGGCCGCTGCTGCTCGTGACCTGGAGCCGGCAATCCTCGCCCTGCGCGACCACTACCAGATGAGGGCCCAATCCTTGGCGAACCGGTTCTCCAAGCTGACCCTCCTCGTGGAGGCTATAGCGGCCGGAGCGGCCATCCTGCTCTGCCTGTGGACGCTCATGGCCGTGACGCGCCCCCTGCGCGCGTTGCAGGCCTACTCGCGGGCCGTGGCTTCGGGCCGGCTGGACGTCAAGCCCGAGGGCGTCACCGGTCACGAATTCAAGACCCTGAGCGCGGATCTCTCGGCCATGGTCGGCGAACTTCGGACGCGCATGGACGAGGCCAAACGCAAGGGTGAGGAGGCCGCCAGCCAGGCCCACAGGGCCGAGAAGGCCATGCATGAGGCCCAGCGCCAGGAGATCAAGGCCAAGGAGTTGTGGCAGCGCATGGTCGAGCTGG
This sequence is a window from Desulfocurvibacter africanus subsp. africanus DSM 2603. Protein-coding genes within it:
- a CDS encoding methyl-accepting chemotaxis protein, translating into MSVKSRLLLVLCVSVLGFALIFAAGLISSKAISRVNTLRDHAVESHALILQARRQEKNFFLRRKDEYIASTQKHMDEVQAHIEAVAALDLDAKDMCDQALRLLQSYRQRFAAMAEAEQTMGLEWNQGLQGVFVTAARALEKAFDSHKDTDMVIAVLQLRRQEKNYLTRDEEKPLGMVRDYVASMRRSILSSGMAPDAVRAESKALADYSDAFEGLVRKRGELQANETAMAAAARDLEPAILALRDHYQMRAQSLANRFSKLTLLVEAIAAGAAILLCLWTLMAVTRPLRALQAYSRAVASGRLDVKPEGVTGHEFKTLSADLSAMVGELRTRMDEAKRKGEEAASQAHRAEKAMHEAQRQEIKAKELWQRMVELAHRAEAFSEQLASSAEQFAAMVAQVKQGAFAQSERMAETASAMHQMSAAIVEVARGASSASDSAREVRARARTGADMVYLAVESIGGVRGRTLEMHSGMETLNKQVEAIGQVMDVISEIADQTNLLALNAAIEAARAGDAGRGFAVVADEVRKLAEKTMTATKEVGQRIKAIQESARMSMERMHESVQAVEKSTDLAKASGASQEEIVGLVETNSGQVEAIASASEEQSTTSEQISHAVVEVNRIAEELAGGMAASHEAVKGLSDMAANLRTMMREMLALEGGPAGLATGQAVRQPTIKASPTHPQRRQ